In Deltaproteobacteria bacterium, the genomic stretch CGAACCCCAGCACCGTGCGCCCTTGCACTCCGCGCGTCGACCTCGTCATGCCACCAGCGTATCAGTCCCGCCGCATCGCCGGCGTCACGCGGTGGGGCGGCTCGGCCCTCGCGCATGCGGCAGCGACGGGTGCGTGCGCGCGCTTGCAGGGATTGCGCGCGCCGTACTCCGCGGCGAGAGCGGCCTCGCGAGCCCGCGATGTGGCGTCGAACCACCCGAGCGATGTCGCGCCGTGCTGCGGTTGACGGGGTCGCGTCAGCCGGTATCCTCGCGAGTCCGTACCCCGCCGATGACCGCACAGAGCCACGTTCGCGTCCTGTATCGCCACGTCGAGATCGCGGCCGCGGCCACCGTCGCCGAGCAGGACGGCGGGCTGCGGTTCGTCAGCCTCGAGGCACCTCCGCCGGTACGAACCGTACTGCAGCTCGCGGCCGCGGACGGCAGCTCGACGGCGGTCGAGGTCGTGCGCGCCGTCGAAATCGCCGACGCCGCCGACCGCGGCTGCGTCGTGCGCGTGCTCGAAGCGAGCCCGCCAGCGCGGGTCGGCAGCGAAGGGCTCCCCGACGGTGTCGCGCCGCCGCGGCCCGAGCCCGCCGCGCGCGCGAGCGATCCGGACGCCAGCGACGCTGCGGGTGGAGCGACGGCGATGGTCGACGAGCCCGGGTACGGCGCGCACATGGCCGTGCCCGCGCCGGTGATCGGCGACGACGACTCCGAGCCGGTCGACGTCGGCGAGGCCTCCGCGAGCACGAGCGACGACGACGGCAGCGACGAGTCCGGCACCCCCGCGAAGAAGCGACGCGGGCGGAAACGACGATGAGCCTGCGGGGCCGACCGGTCCACGATGGTGATCGCGCCCGCGTGATCGCGCCGTCGGGTCCCGTGCCGGTGGAACGCTTCGATCGCGGTGTCCGAGCGCTGCGTCGGCGCATCGATCTCGAGCTCTTGCACGCCGACAACCTGCTCGAGCAGGAGGGCTACTTCGCGGGCAGCGACGCGCAGCGGCTGGCCGCGACCCAGCTCGCGCTCGCCGATCCGGAGGCCAGCTGCGTGTTGTGTGCGCGCGGGGGCTACGGCGCCACGCGTCTGCTGGCGGCCCTCGATCCCGAGCGCCTGCGCGCGCACCCCAAGCCGATCGTCGGCTTCTCCGACATCACGGCGCTGCTGTGCTGGGCGTGGATGCGCTGCGGCGTGGTCGGGCTGCACGGCCCGGTGCTGACCCAGATGTCGACCTTGGTGCCCGAGGATCTCGATCGCGTGGTCGACTGGCTGCGCGGCGAGGTGCCGGCCCCGCTGGTCGCAGAAGAGGGCTCGGTGCTCCACGGCGGCACCGTCGAGGGCACGCTGCTGGCCGGCAACATCGAGGTGCTGCGCGCGCTGGTCGGTACCCGCATGATGCCGAGCTTCGCGGGCGCGATCCTGGCGCTCGAAGAGATCGGCGAGCGCCCCTATCGCATCGATCGATCGCTGACGCACCTGCTCTCGAGCGGCGCGCTGCGGGGCATCCGCGGCGTGGTCGTGGGGCAGTTGATCGGCTGCGAGGAGCCGCCCGACGGTAACTTCGGGCCCACCGCCGCGCAGGTCGTCCACGAGCGACTCGCGACGCTGGGCGTGCCGGTCGTGACCGGCTTCCCCTTCGGCCACGACCACCAGCGCAACGCCGCGCTGCCGTTCGGGGCCCGCGCGCGGCTGTCGGCCGACCACTGCACGCTCGAGTTCCTCGAGCCCATCACGACGTGATCGCCGTGCGTGGATGCGCCGTCGCCGTTGTTGCTGCGCTTCGCCCGAGGCTGCTACGCTCCCGTAGCTGATCTCGCCCGTGATGATCGCGTCCATGTCGTGGTCGGTTCGCAACATCGCCTTGCTGGTCGCGGCGCTCTCGGTTGCATGGTGGCTGCTGCGTCGCCTGCTGCGGCCCAACCCCCAGCAGTTCGTGCACGCCCGGCTCGAGCAGGACGCGGCCGATCCGTTCAAGCGCTGGGTGCAGAACTGCTTCCTGGTGGTGACCGGCGACTGCGACTACGCCCACCTGCCGCGCGGCGAAGCACTGCGCATGCTGTCGTCGTGGTGGGATGTGCACGGGCCGACCGAGTTCCGACGCGAGCTGGCCGCGTTGCTCGACGCCGGTCGACCCGACAACGCGTGGGACCTGGTCCGCTACGTGTTGCTGTCGCGGCTCGGCGTGGCCGCGGGCTGGCTCGACGAGGCGGGCTCGTGGGCAGCGGTGCGTCCGGCCGCGCTGCGGCTGCAGGCGGCCTACGGCGAGTGGTCGGCGATGGCCCACGCGTACCTGCTCGCGCGCCGACAGGCACGCTCGCTGGCCGCCGACGGCACCGAGGACGACGCCTCGACCACCGCGATCCGGGACAACATCGCCCACCTCCACGGTGGACGCTGGCGCGAGCTGCCGTGGACGCTGCCGCTCGCGGAGCGCCATGGCTGACGAGACGCTGATCGAGCTCGAGCCCGATCGTCTGGGACCCCGCGGCGATGCGGCCGCCCGCGACGCCGACGGCAAGCCGATCTACGTCGCCGGTGCGATCCCCGGGGAACGCGTGCTCGCGCGCGTGTACAAGACCGGGCACGTCTGCACCGGCACCGACGTGGTCGAGATCCTGCGACCCTCGCCGCACCGCGTGAAGCCGCCCTGCCCGCTGTTCGGCCACTGCAACGGCTGCCAGCTGCAGCATGTCGACTATGCCCACCAGCTGGTGCTCAAGCGGGGCCTCGTCGCCGAGGCCCTGCGCGAGATCGGTGGCTTCGTCGATCCCGCGCTCGGCGATGTGTTGCCGGCACCCTCGCCGTGGCACTACCGCAACCACGCACGCTTCACGGTCAAGCACGGTCGACTCGGCTTCGTGCGACGACAGCGACGCGCGTTCTTCGAGGTCCCCACCTGCCTGCTGATGGAGCCGCGCATCGACGCCCTGCTGCAATCGTTGCAGGGTCGGCTGCACGAGACCACGCAGTGCAACATCCGCGTCGGCGCAGCGCCGACCTCGATCTCGATCCAGCCGCGGCTCTCGCTCGAACAGCCGGCGAGCGGCCAGGCTTACGTGGTCGAGTCGCTCGGCGGGCGCGAGTTCCGGGTCTCGACGCCGGCGTTCTTCCAGGTGCACCGCGCCCAGGCCGAGCGCATGGCCGCGCTGGTCTGCGACGCCGTCACGGCGATCGACGCGCGCGTCGCCGTCGACGCCTTCGCCGGGGTCGGCACCTTCGCGGCGCTGCTGGCCGCATCGGTCGAGGTGGTGATCGCGATCGAGGAATCCGGCCCCGCGGTGCGTGACGCCGCGTTCAACTTCGGCGGGCTCAGCAACGTCGTGCTGCGGCTGGGCAAGGCCGAGCTGGTGCTGCCGGCGCTGGTCGCCGAGGGCTTCGCGATCGACGCGGTGATCCTCGATCCTCCGCGCTCGGGTTGCCTGCCCGCGTCGCTCGACGCCGTGATCGCCCTCGCGCCGCGCCGCGTGGTGTACGTCTCCTGCGATCCGTCGTCGCTGGCACGCGATCTGCGGCTGCTGTGCGACCACGGCTACGTGCTCACGCAGGTGCAACCGCTCGACATGTTCCCGCACACCGCCCACGTCGAGAGCATTGCGGTGCTCGACTCGCGCGCCCGCGGGTGAGGCCGCAGCCGGGCCCGGGGTCCCCACCCGCGGGGCCGAGGGTGTACCCGGGAACGGCGCGTAGAAGCACCTCCTGTAAGATATTGATTGAAAATGAAATTAATTTTCATTATCTATGACACCCCGTGACCCGCGTCGCTGCCTCGACGGTGCTGTTGTTCGCGCTCGCCTGCGATGCCGACGAGCGCGACAGGCCCATGCTCGTGGGGCCCGATCCCAGCGGTGCGCCCATCGCCTCGTTGTCGACGCAGTGGCGCACGCGCTTCGACCTCGGCGACACCGCGTTCGAGCTGGCCTATCGCCCCGCGCAGGGGCTCGGCCCACTCTACGTGCGCACCGCATGTGCCTCGTGCCACGCCGACGACGCCAAAGGTCCGGGCTTCGTCACCAAGATGTCCGCCCCCGACGACGCGCCGCTGCCGTGGGGTGACACCGCGCGGCCGTACACCGGCGGCGGTGCGACGACGCCGATCGCACCGGGCGAGGGCGTGCGCACCGCGACGCGCATCGGCCCCGCGGTGTTCGGCCGCGGCTACATGGAGGCCATCGACGTCGCCGAGCTCGAGCGCGTCGCGGCCGAGCAGGCCGCGGTCGGCGATCGCATCCATGGGCGCATCCACCGGGTGTCGTG encodes the following:
- a CDS encoding LD-carboxypeptidase, which produces MSLRGRPVHDGDRARVIAPSGPVPVERFDRGVRALRRRIDLELLHADNLLEQEGYFAGSDAQRLAATQLALADPEASCVLCARGGYGATRLLAALDPERLRAHPKPIVGFSDITALLCWAWMRCGVVGLHGPVLTQMSTLVPEDLDRVVDWLRGEVPAPLVAEEGSVLHGGTVEGTLLAGNIEVLRALVGTRMMPSFAGAILALEEIGERPYRIDRSLTHLLSSGALRGIRGVVVGQLIGCEEPPDGNFGPTAAQVVHERLATLGVPVVTGFPFGHDHQRNAALPFGARARLSADHCTLEFLEPITT
- a CDS encoding class I SAM-dependent RNA methyltransferase → MADETLIELEPDRLGPRGDAAARDADGKPIYVAGAIPGERVLARVYKTGHVCTGTDVVEILRPSPHRVKPPCPLFGHCNGCQLQHVDYAHQLVLKRGLVAEALREIGGFVDPALGDVLPAPSPWHYRNHARFTVKHGRLGFVRRQRRAFFEVPTCLLMEPRIDALLQSLQGRLHETTQCNIRVGAAPTSISIQPRLSLEQPASGQAYVVESLGGREFRVSTPAFFQVHRAQAERMAALVCDAVTAIDARVAVDAFAGVGTFAALLAASVEVVIAIEESGPAVRDAAFNFGGLSNVVLRLGKAELVLPALVAEGFAIDAVILDPPRSGCLPASLDAVIALAPRRVVYVSCDPSSLARDLRLLCDHGYVLTQVQPLDMFPHTAHVESIAVLDSRARG
- a CDS encoding DUF1266 domain-containing protein — its product is MSWSVRNIALLVAALSVAWWLLRRLLRPNPQQFVHARLEQDAADPFKRWVQNCFLVVTGDCDYAHLPRGEALRMLSSWWDVHGPTEFRRELAALLDAGRPDNAWDLVRYVLLSRLGVAAGWLDEAGSWAAVRPAALRLQAAYGEWSAMAHAYLLARRQARSLAADGTEDDASTTAIRDNIAHLHGGRWRELPWTLPLAERHG